The following proteins come from a genomic window of Synechococcus sp. MW101C3:
- a CDS encoding YciI family protein has product MAKFVLWGTYCEDALTRRTPFRQEHLDGLHRQHAEGVLLTLGPTEGSTHVFGLYEADALEQVEALVHADVYAREGIWTEVQVYPWIQAIG; this is encoded by the coding sequence ATGGCGAAATTCGTGCTCTGGGGCACCTACTGCGAGGACGCCCTCACGCGGCGCACCCCCTTTCGGCAGGAGCACCTTGACGGCCTGCACCGCCAACATGCGGAGGGTGTGCTGCTCACGCTCGGACCCACCGAAGGCAGCACCCATGTGTTCGGCCTCTATGAGGCGGACGCCCTGGAGCAGGTGGAAGCGCTGGTGCACGCCGATGTGTATGCCCGCGAGGGCATCTGGACCGAGGTGCAGGTGTACCCGTGGATCCAGGCGATCGGATGA
- a CDS encoding c-type cytochrome translates to MPLPCAHPSDPGPAALRRLRLVAWLVVFAVILLAWWPRPAWGDTPTLQASGAQLFENHCVGCHINGGNILRRGKTLKLAALQRQGIDGPDAIARIAAAGQGQMSGYAKVLGDGGDQLVAAWVWEQALRDWKPAPPVG, encoded by the coding sequence ATGCCACTTCCCTGCGCCCACCCCTCTGACCCCGGCCCCGCCGCCCTCAGGCGGCTCCGGCTGGTGGCCTGGCTGGTGGTTTTCGCCGTGATCCTGCTGGCCTGGTGGCCCCGTCCGGCCTGGGGAGACACCCCCACCCTGCAGGCCAGCGGCGCCCAGCTGTTCGAGAACCACTGCGTGGGGTGTCACATCAACGGCGGCAACATCCTGCGGCGCGGCAAAACCCTGAAGCTGGCCGCGCTGCAGCGCCAGGGCATCGACGGCCCCGACGCCATCGCCAGGATCGCCGCCGCCGGCCAGGGCCAGATGAGCGGCTACGCCAAGGTGCTCGGCGACGGCGGCGACCAGCTGGTGGCGGCCTGGGTGTGGGAGCAGGCCCTGCGCGACTGGAAACCGGCCCCTCCCGTGGGCTGA
- a CDS encoding RNA polymerase sigma factor RpoD/SigA — protein MASSLSAFLGEIGRHQLLSPAQELMLGRKVQAMVEIEERCGASRRNGEPTPLTSIETRTVRYGMRAKEQMIVANLRLVVNLAKRYQGKGLDLLDLIQEGTIGLARAVEKYDPTRGHRFSTYAYWWIRQGLNRALSTQSRMIRIPVNVNEKLTRLRAAKAQLLQLNGLTPTSRELAACMNVPVADVEELLGCELRSVTVSLQGIVKSKADPSELVDVLPSNEVPPMERAEQEERAAIAWNLLEVAQLTERERTVVILRFGLDAQHEWRTLAEVARQLGCSREYCRQVVQRALRKLRKAGTQAGLAGVA, from the coding sequence ATGGCTAGCTCACTCAGTGCCTTTCTTGGCGAGATCGGCAGACATCAACTGCTCAGCCCCGCGCAGGAACTCATGCTGGGCCGCAAGGTTCAGGCCATGGTGGAGATCGAAGAACGTTGCGGCGCAAGCCGACGCAACGGCGAACCCACCCCGCTCACGAGCATCGAAACACGCACGGTCCGCTATGGAATGCGCGCCAAGGAGCAGATGATCGTCGCCAACCTGCGCCTGGTGGTGAACCTGGCCAAGCGCTACCAGGGCAAGGGCCTTGACCTGCTCGACCTGATCCAGGAGGGCACGATCGGCCTGGCGCGGGCGGTGGAGAAGTACGACCCCACCCGCGGCCACCGCTTCAGCACTTATGCCTATTGGTGGATTCGTCAGGGCCTGAACCGGGCCCTCTCCACCCAGAGCCGCATGATCCGGATTCCGGTGAATGTCAACGAGAAACTCACACGGCTGCGGGCCGCCAAGGCGCAGCTGCTGCAGCTCAATGGCCTGACGCCCACATCGCGTGAGCTGGCCGCCTGCATGAACGTTCCCGTTGCCGATGTGGAAGAGCTGCTGGGCTGCGAACTGCGCAGTGTCACCGTGAGCCTGCAGGGCATTGTGAAATCAAAGGCGGATCCCTCCGAGCTGGTGGATGTGCTGCCCAGCAATGAAGTGCCACCGATGGAGCGGGCCGAGCAGGAGGAGCGGGCCGCCATCGCCTGGAACCTGCTCGAAGTGGCCCAGCTGACAGAACGGGAGCGCACGGTGGTGATCCTGCGCTTCGGCCTGGACGCACAGCACGAGTGGCGCACCCTTGCCGAAGTGGCACGCCAACTGGGCTGCAGCCGCGAATACTGCCGCCAGGTGGTGCAACGCGCCCTGCGCAAACTGCGCAAGGCCGGCACACAAGCAGGCTTGGCGGGCGTGGCCTAG
- a CDS encoding AbrB family transcriptional regulator — MIKGADLLAKVKEMGDVGKSEIVRACGYVSTKKDGSDRLNFTAFYEALLEAKGVDLGATSKMGKGGRKLSYIATVQGNGNLLIGKAYTAMLDLKPGDEFEIKLGRKQIRLIPAGSEDVEADD; from the coding sequence ATGATCAAAGGAGCAGATTTGCTGGCCAAGGTCAAGGAGATGGGCGACGTCGGGAAATCCGAAATCGTTCGCGCCTGTGGCTATGTTTCCACCAAGAAGGATGGCTCCGACCGCCTCAACTTCACAGCCTTCTATGAGGCGCTGCTGGAGGCCAAGGGTGTGGATCTGGGTGCCACCAGCAAGATGGGCAAAGGTGGCCGCAAGCTCAGCTACATCGCCACTGTGCAAGGCAATGGGAACCTGCTGATCGGCAAGGCCTACACCGCGATGCTGGATCTCAAACCCGGCGACGAATTCGAGATCAAGCTGGGCCGCAAGCAGATCCGGCTGATCCCCGCCGGCAGCGAAGATGTCGAGGCCGACGACTGA
- a CDS encoding phosphate-starvation-inducible PsiE family protein, with the protein MRWSRGKAGDEAFLHLVDRFERALAKVLSVMLCIVLVAAGVQFVGAVGQQFLDPNTGWLGDDLIRLLGDLLTLLIALEVLQNVTAYLRHHVVQIELVLITALTAVARKVIVLPPGSEDKPLLLVGLGLAVLSLSGGYWLVRRAEITNVNASAAPARAFPEQDP; encoded by the coding sequence ATGCGCTGGAGCCGTGGCAAAGCGGGAGACGAGGCCTTCCTCCATCTCGTTGACCGATTCGAGCGCGCACTCGCCAAGGTGCTCTCGGTGATGCTCTGCATTGTGCTGGTGGCGGCCGGCGTCCAGTTCGTCGGTGCGGTGGGTCAGCAATTCCTTGATCCCAACACCGGCTGGCTGGGCGACGACCTGATCCGCCTGCTCGGCGATCTGCTCACGCTGCTGATCGCCCTCGAGGTGCTGCAGAACGTCACCGCCTACCTGCGCCATCACGTGGTGCAGATCGAGCTGGTGCTGATCACGGCGCTCACGGCCGTGGCGCGGAAGGTGATCGTGCTCCCTCCGGGTTCGGAAGACAAACCGCTGCTGCTGGTGGGTCTCGGCTTGGCCGTGCTGTCGCTGTCCGGGGGCTACTGGCTGGTGCGCCGCGCCGAGATCACGAACGTAAACGCCAGTGCAGCGCCAGCCAGAGCGTTCCCGGAGCAGGATCCGTAG
- a CDS encoding DUF2256 domain-containing protein produces the protein MAAQQPANRPSRRGDRPTKICPVCGRPFQWRRRWSAVWEEVRYCSERCRRRRGGTVEPATR, from the coding sequence ATGGCAGCACAACAGCCTGCCAACCGGCCGTCGCGGCGTGGTGACCGCCCCACCAAGATCTGCCCGGTGTGCGGCAGGCCGTTCCAATGGCGCCGCCGCTGGAGCGCCGTGTGGGAGGAGGTGCGGTATTGCTCCGAGCGTTGCCGGCGGCGGCGGGGCGGCACAGTGGAGCCTGCAACCCGCTGA
- the feoB gene encoding ferrous iron transport protein B encodes MPAITQGCHTSGSAAALPGGVRQVALIGMPNTGKSTLYNKLTGGRAHVANWPGLTVDLLRGELPSDAFGNDYQLVDLPGIHDLKGSSEDEAIVRRYLATAPPDLIVLVINTSRAATQLRLALELRATGLPFIVALNMSDEAARFGVKVNAVRLSEDLQVPVVPISARSGRGVPDLLDQIHRLEATTFPPPARLEPDALDARLQALSAACVQAPHGLIDRLSHRIDRFLLHPAVGVLAFLVVMLAMFQAIYAIGTPLQELLGTAADALETRLLLPLLQSLRLSPFLVHLATDGLWLGLTTVVSFMPIIFLFYLMISLIEDSGYLARSAFLMDGFMHWLGMDGRSFVLQIMGFGCNVPAIMGTRVIRDRPRRLLSMLVIPFSLCQARLAVFVFMAGAFFVRPWWAAGLVVFGFYVMSFVAAVLTALLFKHVYRGREGFVLELPPYRTPSLDTMLQRAWQQMVNFFFTTRQFIVIGVIAVWLLNNLPPGVDPLSGLSLSGMIGRTFQPLLGPIGMNPSLTVSLIFGFVAKEILLGAMAVIYATSQAGLGGALVQAITPLQAVSFMMFTLLYTPCLSTVAVQWQESRSRVFVLVSLAWSFTLAWVMALLTYQGGLLLGLG; translated from the coding sequence ATGCCTGCGATCACCCAGGGTTGCCATACGTCCGGCTCGGCGGCGGCGCTGCCGGGCGGGGTGCGCCAGGTGGCCTTGATCGGCATGCCCAACACCGGCAAATCCACCCTCTACAACAAGCTCACCGGCGGCCGCGCCCATGTGGCCAACTGGCCGGGCCTCACCGTAGATCTGCTGCGCGGTGAACTGCCCAGCGATGCCTTCGGCAACGACTACCAACTGGTGGATCTGCCCGGCATCCATGACCTCAAGGGCAGCAGCGAAGACGAGGCGATCGTGCGCCGCTATCTGGCCACAGCCCCGCCGGATCTGATCGTGCTGGTGATCAACACCAGCCGCGCCGCCACCCAGCTGCGCCTCGCCCTGGAGCTGCGCGCCACCGGCCTGCCGTTCATCGTGGCGCTCAACATGAGCGACGAAGCCGCGCGCTTCGGCGTGAAGGTGAACGCGGTCCGCCTCAGTGAAGACCTGCAGGTGCCGGTGGTGCCGATCAGCGCCCGCAGCGGTCGCGGGGTGCCGGATCTCCTCGATCAGATTCATCGCCTGGAGGCGACCACCTTCCCGCCCCCGGCCCGGCTCGAGCCCGATGCACTCGACGCGCGCCTGCAGGCGTTGTCAGCAGCCTGTGTGCAGGCACCACACGGCCTGATCGACCGGCTCAGCCACCGCATCGACCGCTTCCTGCTGCATCCGGCGGTGGGGGTGCTGGCGTTCCTGGTCGTGATGTTGGCCATGTTCCAGGCGATCTACGCGATCGGCACGCCACTGCAGGAGCTGCTCGGCACTGCCGCCGATGCACTGGAAACCCGGCTGCTGCTACCGCTGCTGCAGTCGCTGCGGCTTTCGCCCTTCCTCGTGCACCTGGCCACCGATGGGCTCTGGCTCGGGCTCACCACGGTGGTGAGCTTCATGCCGATCATCTTCCTCTTCTATCTGATGATCTCCCTGATCGAAGACTCGGGCTATCTGGCCCGCTCCGCCTTCCTGATGGACGGCTTCATGCACTGGCTCGGCATGGATGGCCGCAGCTTCGTGCTGCAGATCATGGGCTTCGGCTGCAACGTGCCGGCGATCATGGGCACCCGGGTGATCCGCGACCGTCCCCGGCGGCTGCTGTCGATGCTGGTGATCCCGTTCTCGCTCTGCCAGGCGCGGCTGGCGGTGTTCGTGTTCATGGCCGGCGCCTTTTTTGTTCGCCCCTGGTGGGCGGCGGGGCTGGTGGTGTTCGGCTTCTACGTGATGAGCTTCGTGGCGGCGGTGCTCACGGCACTGCTGTTCAAGCACGTGTACCGCGGCCGCGAGGGATTCGTGCTCGAGCTGCCCCCTTACCGCACCCCCAGTCTCGACACCATGCTGCAGCGCGCCTGGCAGCAGATGGTGAATTTCTTCTTCACCACCCGCCAGTTCATCGTGATCGGCGTGATCGCCGTGTGGCTGCTCAACAACCTGCCGCCCGGTGTCGACCCCCTTTCCGGCCTCTCGCTGTCCGGAATGATCGGACGCACCTTCCAGCCGCTGCTCGGGCCGATCGGCATGAACCCCTCCCTCACGGTGTCGCTGATCTTCGGGTTCGTGGCCAAGGAAATCCTGCTGGGGGCGATGGCGGTGATCTATGCCACCAGCCAGGCGGGCCTGGGCGGAGCGTTGGTGCAGGCGATCACGCCGCTGCAGGCCGTCAGTTTCATGATGTTCACGCTGCTCTACACCCCGTGCCTGTCCACGGTGGCGGTGCAGTGGCAGGAATCGCGCAGCCGCGTGTTCGTGTTGGTGTCGCTGGCCTGGTCGTTCACGCTGGCCTGGGTGATGGCCCTGCTCACCTATCAGGGCGGCCTGCTGCTTGGTCTGGGCTGA
- a CDS encoding 6-carboxytetrahydropterin synthase codes for MTAAHTCSKRFSGYPCCHRQWRHPGHCRFVHGYSRSFTVWFRATQLDANGFVVDFSSLQPLEARLAVQFDHTFLVNADDPLLPQWQALHSQGALDLRVMDNVGMESSAELVWGWANELLLARDGGRACCWKVEARENEKNAACYEAVPTWFQPVL; via the coding sequence ATGACCGCGGCCCACACCTGCTCCAAACGGTTCAGCGGCTACCCCTGCTGCCATCGCCAGTGGCGCCATCCCGGCCACTGCCGTTTCGTGCACGGCTACAGCCGCAGCTTCACCGTGTGGTTCCGGGCCACCCAGCTGGATGCCAACGGTTTCGTGGTGGATTTCTCCTCCCTGCAGCCGCTTGAGGCGAGGCTGGCCGTTCAGTTCGATCACACCTTCCTGGTGAATGCCGACGACCCACTGCTGCCCCAGTGGCAGGCGCTGCACAGCCAGGGCGCCCTCGACCTGCGTGTGATGGACAACGTGGGCATGGAAAGCAGCGCCGAGCTGGTGTGGGGGTGGGCGAACGAGCTGCTGCTGGCGCGCGATGGCGGCCGCGCCTGTTGCTGGAAGGTTGAGGCCCGCGAGAACGAAAAGAACGCCGCCTGCTATGAGGCCGTTCCCACCTGGTTTCAGCCGGTCCTGTGA
- a CDS encoding DUF2214 family protein — protein sequence MLAFAPLLSAHLAPLPAFVFPTGVLPSAGVAYLHYISVMLCFGALVLERRLIRANPSKEVATTLVITDIVYGIAALTLLLSGILRVLHYGQGADFYTENPVFWWKVGLYLAVGGLSLYPTITYILWALPLRKGELPEVSEALAGRLRWILNIELVGFALIPLLATLMARGVGLAA from the coding sequence ATGCTCGCCTTCGCACCGCTCCTCTCTGCGCACCTCGCCCCGCTGCCCGCCTTCGTGTTTCCCACCGGCGTGCTGCCCAGTGCCGGTGTGGCCTATCTGCACTACATCAGCGTGATGCTGTGCTTCGGCGCGCTGGTGCTGGAGCGGCGCCTGATCCGGGCGAACCCCAGCAAGGAGGTGGCCACCACCCTGGTGATCACCGACATCGTTTACGGCATTGCGGCGCTCACCCTGCTGCTCAGCGGCATCCTGCGGGTGCTGCATTACGGCCAGGGGGCCGATTTCTACACCGAAAACCCGGTGTTCTGGTGGAAGGTGGGCCTTTACCTCGCGGTGGGTGGCCTTTCCCTGTACCCCACCATTACCTATATCCTCTGGGCCCTGCCTCTGCGCAAGGGGGAGTTGCCCGAGGTGAGTGAGGCCCTGGCAGGCCGTCTGCGTTGGATCCTCAATATCGAGCTGGTGGGCTTCGCGCTGATTCCACTGCTGGCCACCCTCATGGCCCGCGGCGTGGGCCTGGCGGCCTGA
- a CDS encoding NAD(P)-dependent alcohol dehydrogenase — translation MQITTWQADAAGAPLQRSSAELLPPGPGEALLEVLHCGLCHSDLSMLDNHWGISSYPLVAGHEAVGRVVAVGEGVPETLIGQLRGLGWIAGSCSHCALCLGGDQNLCADLEASVVGRSGGFASHVKAQQDWLIPIPDSLDPALAGPLFCGGITVFAPLIDEAVSPTAHVGVIGIGGLGHMALQFARAWGCQVTAITTNPAKAEEARGFGAHEIQLLGDLAATPNRYDLIINTTNQPLDWDAVVNALAPKGRLHQLGVTLEPIPFNVFPFIAGRRQFTGSPTSSPASLLKMMEFCARHGIQPQVESLPMHEINTAIARLRSGDVRYRFVLDGPA, via the coding sequence ATGCAGATCACCACCTGGCAGGCTGATGCTGCCGGAGCCCCGCTGCAGCGCAGCAGCGCCGAGCTGTTGCCTCCAGGCCCCGGCGAAGCGCTGCTGGAGGTGCTGCACTGCGGCCTGTGCCACAGCGATCTGTCGATGCTCGACAACCACTGGGGGATCAGCAGCTATCCGCTGGTGGCCGGCCATGAGGCGGTGGGCCGGGTGGTGGCGGTGGGCGAAGGGGTGCCGGAAACGCTGATCGGCCAGCTGCGCGGCCTGGGCTGGATCGCCGGAAGCTGCAGCCACTGCGCCCTGTGCCTCGGGGGGGATCAGAACCTCTGCGCCGACCTGGAGGCGAGCGTGGTAGGCCGCAGCGGCGGCTTCGCCAGCCATGTGAAAGCCCAGCAGGACTGGCTGATCCCCATCCCCGACAGCCTCGATCCAGCCCTGGCGGGCCCCCTGTTCTGCGGCGGCATCACCGTGTTCGCGCCCCTGATCGACGAGGCCGTCTCCCCCACCGCCCATGTGGGCGTGATCGGCATCGGCGGGTTGGGCCACATGGCGCTGCAGTTCGCCCGCGCCTGGGGCTGCCAGGTGACCGCCATCACCACCAACCCCGCCAAGGCGGAGGAGGCGCGCGGCTTCGGGGCCCATGAGATCCAGCTGCTGGGCGATCTGGCCGCCACGCCGAACCGCTACGACCTGATCATCAACACCACCAACCAACCGCTGGATTGGGACGCGGTGGTGAACGCCCTGGCACCGAAGGGCCGGCTGCACCAGCTCGGTGTGACGCTGGAGCCCATCCCCTTCAATGTGTTCCCGTTCATCGCCGGACGGCGCCAGTTCACCGGCAGCCCCACCTCCTCACCCGCCAGCCTGCTGAAGATGATGGAGTTCTGCGCGCGGCACGGCATCCAACCCCAGGTGGAAAGCCTGCCCATGCACGAGATCAACACCGCCATCGCCCGGCTGCGCAGCGGCGATGTGCGCTACCGCTTCGTGCTCGACGGACCGGCCTGA
- a CDS encoding YkvA family protein: MTPGEATPGDAGFESSGFNADGSGDADRTVDAQVLESSVVDEGLLQRLLRRAGRAIALPALECLELLLDGQTPPQVRLTMLAALTYLLLPLDLIPDFVPVAGFSDDLVALTALLGLTGSHLTPDIRSRARRKLDRWFPPTR, encoded by the coding sequence ATGACGCCAGGAGAAGCCACCCCAGGCGACGCTGGTTTTGAATCTTCCGGCTTCAATGCCGATGGTTCCGGCGATGCCGACCGCACCGTGGATGCACAGGTGCTGGAAAGCAGCGTGGTGGATGAGGGGCTGCTGCAGCGGCTTCTGCGGCGCGCCGGCCGAGCGATCGCTCTGCCCGCACTGGAATGTCTGGAATTGCTGCTCGATGGCCAGACCCCGCCGCAGGTGCGCCTCACGATGCTGGCGGCACTCACCTACCTGCTGCTGCCCCTCGACCTCATCCCTGACTTCGTGCCAGTGGCCGGCTTCAGCGATGATCTGGTGGCGCTCACCGCCCTGCTGGGGCTCACCGGTAGCCACCTCACCCCGGATATCCGGTCACGGGCACGCCGCAAACTGGATCGCTGGTTCCCGCCCACCCGTTGA
- a CDS encoding Nif11 domain/cupin domain-containing protein, which translates to MAESDLQQFRAKVSQLVAFVALSDADPDVEQALRDCSSHHEVVALARRHGFEIGRRWGEHLAPAAPGADNLLASTCPPPGEERLDLLLDTPDLRLERIHSCAWSTPAGQWQSQALEEWVLVLRGGARLAFADETTSRELVAGDTLRIAPGRAHRVETTDPAPGTLWLALHWRLRS; encoded by the coding sequence ATGGCCGAAAGCGATCTGCAGCAGTTCCGCGCCAAGGTGAGCCAATTGGTGGCCTTCGTGGCCCTCAGCGACGCCGACCCCGACGTGGAGCAGGCCCTGCGCGATTGCAGCAGCCATCACGAGGTGGTGGCACTGGCCCGCCGCCACGGCTTTGAGATCGGCCGCCGCTGGGGCGAACACCTGGCGCCTGCCGCTCCGGGTGCCGACAATCTGCTGGCCAGCACCTGTCCGCCGCCGGGTGAAGAGCGGCTGGATCTGCTGCTCGACACCCCCGATCTACGGCTGGAGCGGATCCATTCCTGCGCCTGGTCCACCCCTGCCGGGCAATGGCAGAGCCAGGCGCTGGAGGAGTGGGTGCTGGTGCTGCGCGGTGGCGCCCGCCTGGCCTTCGCCGATGAAACCACCAGCCGGGAGCTGGTGGCGGGCGACACGCTGCGGATCGCCCCCGGACGGGCGCACCGGGTGGAGACTACGGATCCTGCTCCGGGAACGCTCTGGCTGGCGCTGCACTGGCGTTTACGTTCGTGA
- the hisIE gene encoding bifunctional phosphoribosyl-AMP cyclohydrolase/phosphoribosyl-ATP diphosphatase HisIE yields the protein MEERHAAAAPPTAAGGGPATQIEAPLVEPAWIDQLRFDAAGLIPAVAQDWLDGAVLMVAWMNREAITRSLASGEVHYWSRSRQELWHKGATSGHFQTLRGLRYDCDADVLLLTIEQKGGVACHTGARSCFFADGEPHAQAAAPAVALPPPADACTELARVIVARREQPEAGSYTNKLLEGGDNRILKKIGEESAEFVMACKDDDAAGIAGEAADLIFHLQVALAHHGVEWRRVLEVLAERRGAPRRHG from the coding sequence ATGGAGGAACGCCATGCTGCCGCTGCGCCGCCCACAGCGGCCGGTGGCGGGCCAGCCACTCAGATCGAAGCGCCCCTGGTGGAGCCGGCCTGGATCGATCAGCTGCGTTTCGATGCCGCCGGCCTGATTCCGGCCGTGGCCCAGGACTGGCTGGATGGGGCGGTGCTGATGGTGGCCTGGATGAACCGGGAAGCGATCACGCGCAGCCTGGCCAGCGGCGAGGTGCACTACTGGAGCCGTTCCCGCCAGGAGCTGTGGCACAAGGGAGCCACCAGCGGCCACTTCCAGACACTGCGCGGCCTCCGCTACGACTGCGACGCCGACGTGCTGCTGCTGACGATCGAGCAGAAGGGCGGGGTGGCGTGCCACACCGGGGCGCGCAGCTGCTTCTTTGCCGACGGCGAGCCGCACGCGCAGGCGGCGGCGCCGGCTGTGGCGCTGCCGCCGCCGGCCGATGCCTGCACCGAGCTGGCACGGGTGATCGTGGCGCGGCGCGAGCAGCCGGAAGCGGGCAGCTACACCAACAAGCTGCTGGAGGGGGGCGATAACCGCATCCTCAAGAAGATCGGCGAGGAAAGCGCTGAATTCGTGATGGCCTGCAAGGACGACGATGCCGCCGGCATCGCCGGCGAAGCCGCCGACCTGATCTTTCACCTGCAGGTGGCGCTGGCCCATCACGGGGTCGAATGGCGCCGGGTGCTGGAGGTGCTGGCCGAACGGCGGGGGGCGCCCCGGCGTCACGGCTGA
- a CDS encoding DUF938 domain-containing protein has product MPPQPLDLPFSEACERNKQPLLEALRTWLPQPPDRPALVLEVGSGTGQHGVHFSQHLPVRWQLSDRPEHLPGLRRRQAHASADGALAVGQLLPPLQLDVTQPDWPAGPFDAVFSANTAHIMPAAAVPALFAGSARVLAAGGLFLLYGPFHDGGVHTSASNAAFDAHLRAIDPAMGVRDSLKLIAIARAQGLVPEADLPLPANNRLLVFRRSPAGG; this is encoded by the coding sequence ATGCCCCCCCAGCCGCTCGATCTACCCTTTTCCGAAGCCTGCGAGCGCAACAAGCAGCCGTTGCTGGAGGCGCTGCGTACGTGGCTGCCCCAGCCCCCCGACCGGCCGGCACTGGTGCTGGAGGTGGGCTCGGGCACCGGCCAGCACGGCGTGCATTTCAGCCAGCACCTGCCCGTACGCTGGCAACTCAGCGACCGGCCTGAGCACCTGCCGGGGCTGCGGCGGCGCCAGGCGCACGCCAGCGCCGACGGCGCGCTGGCCGTCGGCCAGCTGCTGCCGCCGCTGCAGCTGGATGTGACCCAGCCTGACTGGCCGGCCGGTCCGTTCGATGCGGTGTTCAGCGCCAACACCGCCCACATCATGCCGGCGGCGGCCGTGCCCGCTCTGTTCGCCGGCAGTGCCCGGGTGCTGGCTGCGGGTGGGCTGTTTCTGCTTTACGGCCCCTTCCACGACGGCGGTGTGCACACCAGCGCCAGCAATGCCGCCTTTGACGCCCACCTGCGCGCGATCGATCCCGCCATGGGGGTGCGCGACAGCCTGAAGCTGATCGCCATCGCACGTGCTCAGGGGCTGGTGCCGGAAGCGGATCTTCCGCTGCCGGCCAACAACCGCCTGCTGGTGTTCCGCCGCTCTCCCGCCGGCGGCTGA
- a CDS encoding peptidase, with amino-acid sequence MDTAAGLQAVQPPPDPAASSLSAQPPVGYSHRLTPTPAGWARLARWCVWVEPAAASGAIAPAAAASLESRWQQAVNAALASWAEELVIVRVTDPAQAQVLVRRQRPPLRELGGRLRASHGRASLQVLEVQRAGRWRLEPRVEVLISPGQRQLAIQATALHELGHAFGLWGHSDDPADALAAVPGRQPVVALTARDRDTLRWLQAQPSRFGQPLPAPAAAPVPVQP; translated from the coding sequence ATGGACACAGCCGCCGGCCTGCAGGCCGTTCAGCCCCCACCTGATCCAGCAGCTTCCTCCCTCTCCGCGCAGCCCCCAGTGGGCTACAGCCACCGGCTGACGCCCACGCCCGCCGGTTGGGCGCGCCTGGCGCGCTGGTGCGTCTGGGTGGAGCCTGCCGCTGCCTCTGGAGCGATTGCCCCCGCTGCGGCGGCGTCCCTGGAGAGTCGCTGGCAGCAGGCGGTGAACGCGGCGCTGGCCAGCTGGGCGGAGGAGCTGGTGATTGTGCGGGTGACGGATCCGGCGCAGGCGCAGGTGCTGGTGCGGCGTCAGCGGCCGCCGCTGCGGGAGCTGGGCGGGCGCCTGCGTGCCAGCCACGGGCGCGCCTCGCTGCAGGTGCTGGAGGTGCAGCGGGCCGGTCGCTGGCGGCTGGAGCCGCGGGTGGAGGTGCTGATCAGCCCGGGGCAGCGTCAGCTGGCCATTCAGGCCACCGCCCTGCACGAGCTGGGCCATGCCTTCGGCCTCTGGGGTCACAGCGACGATCCGGCCGATGCCCTGGCGGCGGTGCCCGGCCGCCAGCCAGTGGTGGCGCTCACGGCCCGGGATCGGGACACCCTGCGCTGGCTGCAGGCCCAGCCCAGCCGTTTCGGCCAGCCGCTGCCTGCACCGGCTGCCGCGCCGGTCCCCGTTCAGCCGTGA
- a CDS encoding FeoA family protein gives MTLATAPIGQVVVLVTLPQLPSLHDRLRAMGLRPGSEVQVLRRGFPGGLLHVRCGQVEFMLRRSDAAEMAIRPLAA, from the coding sequence ATGACGCTGGCAACCGCGCCGATCGGTCAGGTCGTCGTGCTGGTCACGCTGCCCCAGCTCCCCTCCCTCCACGACCGCCTGCGGGCGATGGGATTGCGGCCGGGCTCCGAAGTGCAGGTGCTGCGCCGTGGCTTCCCCGGCGGTCTGCTGCATGTGCGTTGCGGGCAGGTTGAATTCATGCTGCGGCGCAGTGATGCTGCGGAGATGGCGATCCGACCGCTGGCTGCTTGA